In a genomic window of Veillonellales bacterium:
- a CDS encoding GntR family transcriptional regulator — MELTKYAGKEKRRIKVYLNGDKAIPLYYQLKEIIRDKIERGIWAVGDQISNEMELVNEYKVSRATVRQAILDLVREGILIRKKGKGTFVARPKLAGDLTINFYYPEEFGTKHVPMSKSIIEAPAWVANQLQVEAGEKVYEIIRVRLFNEEPAAVETLYLPADIFPNFLETELDERIFDLLAEHFGIRISKFTTYVEPVLLNSYEASLLQVSQDQPALKITKVGLNQQRKPFVLAMSVFRGDRYKLSFQPR, encoded by the coding sequence ATGGAGTTGACAAAATATGCAGGCAAAGAAAAGAGGAGAATAAAAGTGTACTTAAATGGCGACAAGGCGATTCCACTATATTATCAATTAAAAGAAATCATTCGGGATAAGATCGAGAGGGGTATATGGGCGGTTGGTGATCAAATTTCTAATGAAATGGAATTAGTTAATGAATATAAAGTAAGCCGGGCCACTGTGCGTCAAGCGATATTGGACTTAGTCCGGGAAGGTATTTTAATACGGAAAAAGGGAAAGGGGACATTTGTTGCCAGGCCTAAGCTTGCCGGAGATTTGACTATAAATTTTTATTATCCCGAAGAGTTTGGCACTAAGCATGTGCCTATGAGTAAAAGTATAATAGAGGCTCCGGCCTGGGTTGCGAATCAGTTGCAGGTAGAAGCTGGGGAAAAAGTTTATGAAATTATTCGCGTAAGGCTATTTAATGAGGAACCAGCTGCGGTGGAAACTTTGTATTTACCAGCAGATATCTTCCCGAATTTCCTAGAAACAGAGTTAGATGAACGTATATTTGATTTACTTGCCGAACATTTTGGAATAAGAATCTCAAAGTTTACTACCTATGTCGAACCCGTTCTATTAAATTCTTATGAGGCATCACTGTTACAGGTAAGTCAGGACCAGCCGGCATTAAAAATTACAAAGGTTGGATTAAATCAGCAAAGAAAACCGTTTGTATTGGCGATGAGCGTTTTTCGCGGTGATCGGTATAAGCTTTCATTTCAGCCACGATGA
- a CDS encoding HU family DNA-binding protein, protein MNKTELVASVAEKAGITKKDAEKAINALFSSVEEALAQDDKVQIIGFGTFEVKSREERKGRNPQTGAEITIPASKTPVFKAGKGLKDIVNK, encoded by the coding sequence GTGAATAAGACTGAATTAGTAGCTAGTGTTGCAGAAAAAGCCGGGATAACCAAAAAAGATGCAGAAAAAGCCATTAATGCTTTGTTCAGCAGCGTTGAAGAAGCGTTGGCTCAGGATGATAAAGTGCAGATCATCGGCTTTGGAACCTTCGAAGTGAAATCCCGGGAAGAAAGAAAAGGTCGCAATCCACAAACTGGTGCCGAGATTACCATTCCGGCATCGAAAACTCCAGTATTTAAAGCTGGCAAGGGCCTCAAGGATATTGTAAATAAATAA
- the argH gene encoding argininosuccinate lyase, producing MRERIKEQPAPEVIEYLFKPGISNDMTRSYSTILAINEAHVIMLMEEGIISRDACTKILAVSKEMDLAGKPTFEINYDLEDLYFNMEAHLIKKVGLDVGGQQHTGRSRNDMLATIIRMDSRDYFLKLCGMFNELREALLAFAQKNSDVVMSGYTHLQPSEPITMGHYFAAILHALDRDYQRIINAYSRLNICPLGSCAMASTSFKINRDTTSKLLGFDDYMGNSLDGVASRDYVMEIEAAFGIMMNNLSRMAHDLYIWATPEYGYIEVGGSVAVCSSIMPQKKNPMTLEHIKAKAAHLEGFFVSAYSALKNTPFTHARDISCESVSYYYSALKEVEAAVRLAAVTIKTIKVNKELMLERAKNNFCTVTELANYLVRYEKISFREAHEIVAGLVAYMIENKKSSEDIDKEVLAKLALKTFGQKITLTNEQIANALNPTLNVNSKDAAGGPALKEVKKQLHKLSILLDRDKKELAERVEKVDLAKAALQAKVDSILDN from the coding sequence ATGAGAGAGAGAATTAAAGAACAACCAGCACCAGAAGTAATTGAGTATTTATTTAAACCAGGCATTAGTAATGACATGACAAGATCGTATTCCACTATTTTGGCAATCAATGAAGCACATGTCATAATGCTTATGGAAGAAGGAATTATTAGCAGAGATGCCTGTACAAAAATACTAGCTGTATCAAAAGAGATGGACTTAGCTGGCAAGCCGACCTTTGAAATAAATTATGACCTTGAAGATTTATATTTCAATATGGAAGCGCATCTTATCAAAAAAGTCGGGTTGGATGTTGGTGGACAACAACACACTGGCCGTAGCCGCAATGACATGCTTGCTACTATTATCAGAATGGATAGCAGAGATTACTTTTTAAAACTTTGTGGCATGTTTAATGAATTACGTGAAGCGTTGCTTGCCTTTGCACAGAAAAACTCGGATGTTGTTATGTCCGGGTACACACATTTGCAGCCGTCCGAACCAATTACTATGGGACATTATTTTGCAGCTATACTACACGCGTTGGATCGCGATTATCAACGTATTATAAATGCTTATAGCAGATTAAATATCTGTCCGCTTGGCTCTTGTGCAATGGCATCGACTTCTTTTAAGATTAACCGCGATACAACATCTAAACTATTAGGCTTTGATGATTATATGGGTAATTCGTTAGATGGAGTTGCATCCCGTGATTATGTAATGGAAATTGAAGCAGCTTTTGGTATAATGATGAACAATCTTAGCCGTATGGCGCATGATTTGTATATATGGGCTACGCCGGAATATGGCTATATAGAAGTCGGTGGTTCAGTAGCTGTATGCAGTAGCATTATGCCGCAGAAAAAGAACCCTATGACGTTAGAACATATAAAAGCAAAAGCCGCTCATTTGGAAGGATTTTTCGTTTCAGCCTATAGTGCCTTAAAAAACACTCCTTTTACTCATGCTAGAGATATTAGTTGTGAATCTGTTAGTTATTACTATAGCGCTCTAAAAGAAGTAGAAGCGGCTGTCCGACTTGCCGCCGTAACCATAAAAACGATTAAGGTTAATAAAGAATTAATGCTTGAGCGGGCTAAAAACAACTTTTGTACAGTGACAGAGCTTGCTAATTATTTAGTTAGATATGAAAAAATTTCTTTTAGAGAAGCACATGAAATTGTTGCAGGGCTAGTTGCATATATGATTGAAAATAAAAAATCCTCCGAGGATATTGATAAAGAAGTTTTAGCCAAGCTTGCGTTGAAAACTTTTGGCCAAAAAATTACTTTGACGAATGAGCAAATTGCAAACGCGTTAAACCCAACATTAAATGTTAATTCTAAAGATGCCGCTGGTGGACCGGCCCTCAAAGAAGTTAAAAAACAACTACATAAGCTGTCAATATTATTAGATCGGGATAAAAAGGAATTAGCGGAACGAGTTGAAAAAGTCGATTTGGCAAAAGCAGCACTACAAGCGAAAGTAGATAGTATTTTAGATAACTAA
- a CDS encoding polysaccharide biosynthesis protein has protein sequence MSKDTFLKGALILTAAGIIVKVIGAVNRILLSRLLGGEGIGLYQMAYPIYLLALSISSAGIPVAISIIVAEKIALSDFRGASRVFRISLGVLAVTGVVFTVLLYFAADWLTANHYVRDARAYYAIAALAPAIFFVTVLSSYRGYFQGLQMMTPTAVSQICEQFVRVVTMIALAYMLLPKGLEYAAAGASFGAGPGAAVGLLVLIYYYWRQRKKFQHKMDTQPVMKQESGVSIISRIVKLALPVSLANIMLPVVSNIDLLIVPARLEVAGFTVEQATELFGYLTGMAVALINLPTILTASLAASLVPAISEAFTLQNRQRIFRRTSMAMRIANLITIPSFVGMCLLATPISQMLYGTPNAGTSIAILSAGIVLLGIQQVTTGVLQGLGHTAIPLVNMVISALVKVVMSWTLTAIPAWGIKGAAWATNADFGVAALLNMYFVYRYVGFSLNVKDTGKAILSAVVMGAVVLLTYDGIMLKTFHNTIATLLAIGVGGLVYGAVLLLLGGVQERDVERVPRIGPQMVNLLTKLKLLRK, from the coding sequence GTGAGTAAAGATACATTTCTAAAGGGCGCACTGATTCTCACAGCGGCCGGTATTATTGTAAAAGTGATCGGAGCGGTAAACCGTATTTTGCTGTCTCGTTTGCTGGGCGGTGAGGGAATCGGCCTGTATCAGATGGCTTATCCGATCTATCTGCTGGCACTGAGTATTTCCTCGGCAGGTATTCCGGTGGCAATTTCGATTATTGTTGCGGAAAAAATTGCCTTATCCGACTTTCGCGGCGCCAGCCGCGTGTTTCGTATTTCCCTTGGGGTATTGGCAGTAACCGGCGTTGTGTTCACCGTTCTATTGTATTTTGCCGCCGACTGGCTGACGGCCAACCATTATGTACGGGATGCAAGGGCTTATTATGCCATCGCCGCTCTGGCTCCGGCTATCTTTTTCGTTACCGTTTTGTCAAGCTACCGGGGTTATTTTCAAGGATTGCAGATGATGACGCCCACGGCCGTTTCCCAGATATGTGAGCAGTTTGTCCGGGTTGTGACCATGATTGCCCTGGCCTATATGCTGCTGCCCAAAGGATTGGAATATGCGGCAGCCGGAGCCAGTTTCGGCGCAGGACCGGGGGCGGCAGTCGGCCTTCTCGTCCTGATTTATTATTACTGGCGGCAGCGCAAAAAATTTCAGCATAAAATGGATACTCAGCCGGTGATGAAGCAGGAATCCGGGGTCAGCATTATCAGCCGGATTGTGAAGCTGGCCCTGCCGGTGTCATTAGCCAATATCATGCTGCCGGTGGTCTCCAATATTGACCTGCTAATCGTCCCGGCCCGGCTGGAAGTCGCCGGGTTCACGGTGGAACAAGCCACTGAATTATTTGGCTATTTGACCGGTATGGCTGTGGCCCTGATTAATTTACCGACTATTTTAACGGCCTCATTGGCTGCCAGTCTGGTGCCGGCCATCTCAGAAGCTTTTACGCTGCAAAACCGGCAGCGAATCTTTCGACGGACTAGTATGGCCATGCGGATCGCCAATTTAATTACTATTCCCAGTTTTGTCGGCATGTGTCTGCTGGCGACGCCGATCTCCCAGATGCTGTACGGAACTCCCAATGCCGGCACTTCCATTGCCATTCTTTCCGCCGGAATTGTCCTGCTGGGGATTCAGCAGGTAACTACCGGCGTACTCCAGGGGTTGGGTCATACGGCGATTCCTCTGGTGAATATGGTGATTTCAGCCCTTGTAAAAGTCGTGATGAGCTGGACGCTTACGGCCATACCCGCCTGGGGTATTAAGGGAGCTGCCTGGGCAACCAACGCGGATTTCGGTGTGGCGGCTTTGCTGAACATGTATTTTGTTTACCGGTATGTGGGTTTCAGCCTGAATGTAAAAGATACGGGGAAAGCCATTTTGTCCGCCGTTGTTATGGGCGCTGTTGTGCTGCTTACTTATGACGGGATTATGCTGAAGACATTTCATAATACGATTGCTACTTTGCTGGCAATTGGTGTCGGCGGCCTGGTATATGGCGCTGTTTTACTGCTGCTGGGGGGGGTACAGGAACGGGATGTGGAGCGCGTTCCCCGGATTGGCCCGCAAATGGTGAACCTGTTAACAAAACTGAAACTGCTGCGGAAATAA
- the mazG gene encoding nucleoside triphosphate pyrophosphohydrolase, with protein sequence MGEIIIAGLGPGPFGLITVETLEVMKNAGMLLLRTAKHPAVSEITVRNISFISYDFLNDGDPKADQKIAEDCISRAAGGGSVVYAVPGSPLAGGETVAFIRQLAEEKKIPLRILPAVNTLDMPAEQPQFTLEPLVDVMTRLRSPGGCVWDREQNHSSLRRYIVEEVYEVLEAIDLKAGDKLCEELGDLLLQIVFHARVAEECGEFTMQDVVNEVTQKLIRRHPHVFGDITVRDAAEVLVNWEQIKKREKGNADRKSVLDGISPGLPALMRAYKLQNKAAKVGFDWDDIEPVWGKIEEELRELKTAVQDKDKTAAEGELGDVLFSMANLARFLGLEPEVALNVTNNKFVSRFTYIEKQVQSQGLSWDKLSLADLDILWEQAKLRENVKKSSDFR encoded by the coding sequence ATGGGAGAAATTATAATTGCCGGGTTAGGCCCCGGACCTTTTGGTTTAATTACAGTGGAAACATTGGAAGTGATGAAGAATGCCGGGATGCTGCTGCTCCGGACAGCTAAGCACCCGGCTGTCAGCGAAATAACGGTCCGGAATATTTCCTTTATTAGTTACGATTTTTTGAACGATGGGGATCCCAAAGCGGATCAAAAAATTGCCGAAGACTGCATATCCCGTGCTGCCGGGGGAGGATCGGTGGTTTATGCCGTACCCGGCAGTCCTCTGGCCGGGGGAGAAACCGTGGCTTTTATCCGGCAGCTGGCGGAAGAAAAAAAGATCCCGCTTCGTATTCTGCCGGCTGTGAATACGTTGGACATGCCTGCTGAGCAGCCTCAGTTCACGTTGGAGCCGCTGGTGGATGTTATGACCCGTCTGCGTTCTCCCGGCGGCTGTGTATGGGACAGGGAGCAGAATCACAGCAGCTTGCGGCGGTATATTGTGGAAGAGGTCTATGAAGTACTGGAGGCTATTGACCTGAAGGCCGGAGATAAGCTGTGCGAAGAATTAGGGGATTTACTGCTGCAAATTGTGTTTCATGCCCGGGTGGCAGAAGAATGCGGTGAATTTACCATGCAGGATGTAGTGAATGAGGTAACGCAGAAACTGATTCGCCGTCATCCTCATGTATTTGGCGATATTACGGTGCGCGATGCGGCGGAAGTATTGGTCAACTGGGAGCAGATTAAAAAGCGGGAAAAAGGGAATGCGGACCGCAAGTCGGTACTGGACGGTATTTCTCCGGGACTGCCCGCTTTAATGCGGGCTTACAAACTCCAGAATAAGGCAGCGAAAGTCGGGTTTGACTGGGATGATATTGAACCTGTCTGGGGTAAAATAGAAGAAGAGCTGCGCGAACTTAAAACAGCGGTTCAGGATAAGGATAAGACCGCCGCTGAGGGGGAGTTGGGCGATGTGCTGTTTTCGATGGCCAATCTGGCCCGCTTCCTTGGCCTGGAGCCGGAGGTAGCCCTTAACGTAACCAACAACAAGTTCGTCAGCCGGTTTACGTATATAGAAAAACAGGTGCAGTCTCAAGGGCTTTCCTGGGATAAACTCAGCCTGGCAGATTTGGATATTTTATGGGAACAGGCAAAATTACGGGAAAATGTAAAAAAAAGCAGTGATTTTCGGTAA
- the mfd gene encoding transcription-repair coupling factor, with amino-acid sequence MNQLFEAMRSDPGIAKALHYCAAQKKQSWIYGVTSSQKSVLLAAAFQFSPRPTVIITGGQENLEQLRGDLATLLPEIPVLDFPAVDIVTFTAVAKSVELAAQRMDVLGRMARGEQIVVLATAEAAIQKALPREEFERSRISLHAAGMLEREQLLAALTSFGYERVDQVDGLGQFSVRGGIIDIYPVNRQQPLRLELFGDAIDSLREFDAATQRSLANVNQADILPLTEPEHSGKPAVFLSYLPVDSVVILDEPSRIREQISKLGKENPEIKKRTFAWSELASAAQLVNTIYLSLMLQKIPCTQPEEIISITAKGIAPFHKQMELLESELKVWQERCYAILILSSSRERAELLQHSLNEQGLPAVFGETMASLQPGNVLITVGTLTAGFELPHAHLAVVAERDIFGRQKKRPRPRAAKGQQIAYFRDINIGDYVVHVNHGIGKYVGVETLDVGGVHKDYLHIRYAGEDKLYVPTDQVHLLQKYIGAEGEVPRLHKMGGVEWLKAKTRAKTAVADMAKELLDIYAKRQITVGYAFEPDTPWQKEFEEAFPYQETPDQLAAVAEIKADMEQSRPMDRLLCGDVGFGKTEVAIRAAFKAVMNGKQVAVLVPTTVLAQQHYQTFSSRFAGFGPVVDMVSRFRSPKEQRVTLAKVARGQIDVLIGTHRILQSDVVFKDIGLLIVDEEQRFGVGQKEKIKKMSAGIDVLTLSATPIPRTLHMSLVGARDMSIIETPPEERFPVQTYVVEYQDEIIRDAIKRELKRGGQVYFVYNRVQTIDKVHRQLAEMLPDAKIQTSHGQMPEELLEQVMLDFYEGHDDVLVCTSIIENGLDVPNANTIIIYDSDRFGLSQLYQMRGRVGRSHRMAFAYFTYRRDKVLTEVAEKRLQAIKEFAELGSGFKIAMRDLELRGAGNLLGAQQHGHIVSVGFEMYCRLLDEAVQELKTGKIVEPAAEPVLEFDVEAYLSGDYISDAMHKIEIYQRIAAIRSEQHIQELLDELIDRFGEPSEPVLNLLSVARIKNLARELGARSIIQKTGVVEILFGDQPNVTVENIMRLKKIFPTRILILPGPPERINVRTTKISGKSLLKWLSGLLAVLLGREEK; translated from the coding sequence ATGAATCAATTGTTTGAAGCTATGCGGTCCGATCCGGGAATCGCCAAAGCTTTACATTATTGCGCTGCGCAAAAAAAGCAAAGCTGGATTTACGGTGTGACATCGTCGCAAAAGAGTGTATTATTGGCGGCTGCCTTTCAATTTAGCCCTCGTCCGACGGTAATTATCACCGGCGGGCAGGAGAATTTGGAACAATTGCGGGGGGATTTAGCAACATTGCTGCCGGAAATTCCGGTCCTCGATTTTCCGGCTGTGGATATCGTTACTTTTACGGCTGTAGCAAAAAGTGTCGAATTGGCGGCCCAACGGATGGATGTACTGGGGCGAATGGCACGGGGGGAACAAATTGTCGTTTTAGCCACGGCAGAGGCAGCTATCCAGAAAGCTCTACCCAGGGAGGAATTTGAACGAAGCCGGATATCACTTCATGCGGCAGGCATGTTGGAACGGGAGCAACTGCTGGCAGCATTGACGTCTTTTGGCTACGAACGGGTGGACCAGGTGGACGGACTGGGACAATTCAGTGTCAGGGGAGGTATTATCGATATATACCCGGTGAACCGGCAGCAGCCGCTGCGGTTGGAGCTGTTTGGTGATGCTATCGACTCTTTGCGGGAATTTGATGCTGCTACCCAGCGCTCTCTGGCGAATGTGAACCAAGCGGATATTCTTCCTTTAACCGAACCGGAACACAGCGGCAAGCCGGCCGTGTTTTTGTCTTACCTGCCGGTTGATTCGGTTGTGATTCTGGATGAGCCCAGCCGGATTCGGGAGCAAATCAGCAAATTGGGAAAAGAAAATCCGGAGATAAAAAAACGGACTTTTGCCTGGTCGGAACTTGCCTCGGCGGCTCAGCTCGTAAATACAATCTATTTGTCGTTGATGCTCCAGAAGATACCCTGCACTCAGCCGGAAGAAATTATCAGCATTACAGCCAAAGGAATTGCCCCCTTTCATAAGCAGATGGAGCTGTTGGAAAGCGAGCTGAAAGTCTGGCAAGAACGATGTTATGCCATATTGATTTTATCCTCCAGCCGGGAACGGGCGGAGCTGCTGCAGCACAGTTTGAATGAACAGGGCCTGCCGGCTGTTTTCGGTGAGACAATGGCGTCGCTTCAGCCAGGGAATGTGCTGATTACGGTAGGTACTTTGACGGCTGGCTTTGAACTTCCCCATGCTCATCTGGCTGTGGTTGCCGAGCGGGATATTTTCGGCCGGCAGAAGAAGCGGCCTCGTCCCCGGGCTGCTAAGGGACAGCAGATCGCTTATTTCCGCGATATCAATATCGGTGATTATGTGGTTCATGTAAACCACGGTATTGGTAAATACGTGGGCGTGGAAACTTTGGATGTGGGCGGAGTACATAAAGACTATCTGCATATCCGTTATGCCGGTGAGGATAAATTGTATGTGCCTACCGACCAGGTGCATTTGCTGCAGAAATATATCGGTGCCGAAGGGGAGGTCCCCCGTCTCCACAAAATGGGCGGTGTGGAATGGCTTAAGGCGAAAACCAGAGCAAAAACAGCAGTGGCCGATATGGCCAAGGAACTGCTGGATATATATGCCAAGCGGCAGATAACGGTCGGCTATGCTTTTGAGCCGGATACTCCCTGGCAGAAAGAATTCGAAGAAGCCTTTCCTTATCAGGAGACGCCGGATCAGCTGGCGGCGGTGGCGGAAATCAAGGCCGATATGGAACAATCAAGACCCATGGACCGTCTGCTGTGCGGTGATGTTGGCTTCGGGAAAACGGAAGTCGCCATTCGGGCGGCATTTAAAGCAGTCATGAACGGCAAGCAGGTGGCTGTACTGGTGCCGACGACGGTATTGGCCCAGCAGCATTATCAGACTTTTAGTTCCCGTTTTGCCGGCTTTGGCCCGGTAGTGGACATGGTAAGCCGCTTTCGCAGTCCGAAAGAGCAGCGGGTTACTCTGGCTAAAGTGGCCAGGGGCCAGATAGATGTATTAATCGGTACTCACCGTATCCTGCAGTCCGATGTGGTATTCAAGGATATTGGTTTATTAATTGTGGATGAGGAGCAGCGGTTCGGCGTAGGACAAAAGGAAAAAATCAAAAAAATGAGCGCCGGGATTGACGTATTGACCTTGAGTGCCACTCCCATTCCCCGGACACTCCATATGTCCTTAGTCGGCGCACGGGATATGAGCATTATTGAAACGCCGCCGGAGGAGCGGTTCCCGGTACAAACGTATGTAGTGGAATACCAGGATGAAATTATCCGGGATGCGATTAAGCGGGAACTGAAACGGGGCGGGCAAGTATATTTTGTGTACAACCGGGTACAGACTATTGATAAAGTACACCGTCAGCTGGCTGAAATGCTGCCGGATGCCAAGATTCAGACCAGCCACGGGCAGATGCCGGAAGAACTGCTGGAGCAGGTTATGCTGGATTTTTACGAGGGTCATGATGATGTACTGGTTTGCACCAGTATTATTGAGAATGGGCTGGATGTACCGAATGCCAACACCATCATTATTTACGACTCCGACCGGTTTGGCCTGTCGCAGCTGTATCAGATGCGGGGCAGGGTGGGACGGTCGCACCGGATGGCCTTTGCCTATTTTACCTATCGGCGGGACAAAGTCCTGACCGAAGTGGCGGAAAAACGGCTGCAGGCTATTAAGGAATTTGCCGAATTGGGATCAGGCTTTAAAATCGCCATGCGGGATCTGGAGCTCCGCGGAGCCGGAAATTTATTGGGGGCTCAGCAGCATGGCCATATTGTCAGCGTGGGGTTTGAAATGTATTGCCGCCTGCTGGATGAAGCGGTGCAGGAATTGAAGACCGGCAAGATTGTCGAGCCGGCTGCCGAACCGGTATTGGAATTTGATGTGGAAGCATACTTAAGCGGCGACTATATTAGCGATGCCATGCATAAAATTGAAATATATCAGCGGATCGCCGCTATTCGCAGCGAGCAGCATATTCAGGAATTGCTGGATGAATTGATTGACCGGTTTGGTGAACCCAGTGAACCGGTATTAAACCTGCTGTCGGTGGCCAGGATCAAGAATCTGGCCCGTGAGTTGGGTGCCCGTTCGATTATTCAGAAAACCGGCGTGGTGGAGATCCTTTTCGGCGACCAGCCCAATGTGACTGTAGAGAATATCATGAGGCTGAAAAAAATCTTTCCCACTCGGATTTTAATCCTGCCCGGACCGCCGGAGAGGATCAATGTCCGAACAACTAAAATATCGGGAAAATCCCTGCTGAAATGGCTGTCCGGCTTATTGGCGGTGCTGCTTGGCAGGGAAGAGAAATAG
- the spoVT gene encoding stage V sporulation protein T, giving the protein MKATGIVRRIDDLGRVVIPKEIRRTLRIREGDPLEIYVDREGEVILKKYSPVGELGDFAKEYADSLYEAINQIILIADRDNVVAVAGAAKKEFLNKPIGQLLEKVMDDRKAVLINNPGEYKHGKACPIDSDDEEEGCKFTAEVIAPIIVEGDAIGAVVICSKQPGVQMGDMETKLAETAAGFLAKQMSQ; this is encoded by the coding sequence GTGAAAGCGACTGGAATAGTCAGAAGAATTGATGATTTAGGCAGAGTAGTTATACCGAAGGAAATTCGAAGAACATTACGGATTCGCGAAGGTGATCCATTAGAGATATATGTTGACCGCGAAGGCGAGGTGATTTTAAAAAAATACTCCCCGGTAGGCGAGCTGGGCGACTTTGCCAAAGAGTATGCCGACTCGCTTTATGAAGCAATTAATCAGATTATCTTAATTGCTGACCGGGATAATGTGGTCGCTGTCGCTGGTGCGGCAAAGAAAGAATTTTTAAATAAACCAATTGGCCAGTTACTGGAAAAAGTCATGGATGATCGTAAGGCTGTTTTGATCAACAATCCTGGTGAATATAAGCATGGCAAGGCTTGTCCCATTGACAGCGACGACGAAGAAGAGGGCTGCAAGTTTACGGCTGAGGTGATTGCCCCGATTATTGTTGAAGGCGATGCCATCGGCGCAGTGGTAATCTGTTCCAAGCAGCCGGGAGTTCAAATGGGCGATATGGAAACAAAATTAGCGGAAACCGCCGCCGGGTTTCTTGCCAAGCAAATGTCCCAATAA
- a CDS encoding trimeric intracellular cation channel family protein, protein MFICEVVGIIAFAVAGSLIGVQKNLDIFGVIILAITTAVGGGIFRDIMLGNTPPMIFKNPNYLFLSIISAIPVCLIYKKISKYNTVINVFDAIGLGAFAASGSNMALQYDGNTLLMIITIAVITGVGGGAIRDVMVKEIPFIFCKEIYALAVIIGAFSFYLTYPYLPQPLPMYVCFFVTTTVRLVSIKYNLNLPPVSKQIDGINIWEKMKNQFCLKH, encoded by the coding sequence ATGTTCATCTGTGAAGTAGTTGGTATAATCGCTTTTGCAGTAGCGGGATCTCTTATAGGTGTACAAAAGAATCTGGATATTTTTGGCGTAATTATATTAGCGATAACGACTGCGGTTGGCGGCGGGATTTTTCGCGATATTATGTTAGGCAACACGCCGCCGATGATTTTTAAAAATCCCAATTATCTATTTTTAAGTATAATATCCGCTATACCGGTATGTTTAATTTATAAGAAAATCAGCAAATATAATACGGTTATTAATGTATTTGACGCCATTGGCCTCGGTGCTTTTGCGGCATCAGGATCCAATATGGCTCTCCAGTATGATGGTAATACGCTGTTAATGATAATTACGATAGCGGTAATTACAGGAGTTGGCGGTGGCGCGATACGCGATGTTATGGTCAAGGAAATACCATTTATATTTTGTAAGGAAATTTATGCATTAGCGGTTATTATTGGTGCTTTTAGTTTTTATTTAACATATCCATATTTACCACAACCTCTACCCATGTATGTATGTTTTTTTGTAACAACAACCGTGCGATTAGTGAGCATTAAGTACAATTTAAATTTACCACCTGTTTCAAAGCAAATAGACGGAATTAATATTTGGGAAAAAATGAAAAATCAGTTTTGCTTAAAGCATTGA
- a CDS encoding response regulator transcription factor — protein sequence MTGNVLIVDDENSIRELIKFNLQKEGFTVSEADNGRSAVQMVKQDKPDLMVLDLMLPEIDGLEVCRILKNQPATSGIPIIMLTAKADEIDKIIGLELGADDYMTKPFSPRELLARVKAVLRRSQKDLPPAAGELVLGALRLNFSRYEAYLGKDKLELTPKEYELLKLFTTNTGRAFTREQLLEKVWGYEYYGDTRTVDVHVRHLRAKLGDGTELAEAIETVRGVGYRLREI from the coding sequence ATGACAGGAAATGTGCTCATTGTTGACGATGAAAATTCTATCCGGGAATTGATTAAATTTAATCTGCAAAAAGAGGGATTCACAGTCAGCGAGGCAGATAATGGCCGCAGCGCTGTACAAATGGTCAAACAGGATAAACCGGATTTAATGGTGTTGGATTTGATGCTGCCGGAAATTGACGGCTTGGAAGTATGCCGTATCCTGAAAAATCAACCAGCAACATCCGGTATTCCCATTATCATGCTGACCGCCAAAGCCGATGAAATTGATAAAATTATCGGCTTGGAGCTGGGGGCGGATGATTACATGACCAAGCCATTTAGTCCCAGGGAACTATTGGCACGGGTAAAAGCCGTTCTGCGGCGAAGCCAAAAAGATTTACCTCCGGCAGCAGGCGAGCTGGTTCTCGGTGCCTTAAGACTCAATTTTAGCCGTTATGAGGCTTATTTGGGTAAGGATAAGCTGGAGCTTACACCGAAGGAATACGAATTATTAAAACTGTTTACCACCAATACCGGCAGGGCATTTACCCGGGAACAGCTGCTGGAGAAGGTATGGGGCTATGAATATTATGGGGATACCCGTACCGTGGATGTTCATGTTCGTCATCTCCGCGCCAAACTCGGCGACGGGACAGAATTGGCTGAGGCGATTGAAACCGTTCGCGGCGTAGGTTACCGGCTGCGTGAAATTTAA